CCCTCATTTGAGCTGAATAACGCACTGTTGTCGCGGGCACGGGTCTATGTGCTGAAATCACTCACTCACCACGATATCCGACAAATTATCGACCGTGCACTTAACGATAAAACACGCGGTCTGGGGCATCGTAAATTACAAATACCCCATGAGCAGCGTGAGCAGATAGCGCAAGCGGCTGATGGTGATGGTCGCCGCTCATTAAATCTTCTGGAGATTGCAGTCAGCCTTGCGGAGTGGCGAGATGATGTTGAGGTGATCGAGCAACCCACCTTGAACGAAGTACTCTCCGGTGGTCTGCGTCGTTTTGATAAGGGCGGTGAAGCCTTTTATGATCAAATATCGGCAATGCATAAATCGATGCGTGGCTCTAATCCCGATGCCTGCCTCTACTGGATGGCACGGATGCTGGATGGGGGCTGTGATCCGCTCTATCTCGCCCGCCGAATTGTTCGTATGGCATCGGAAGATATCGGTAATGCCGACCCACGGGCGCTACAATTAGCGATGAATGCATGGGATGTGCAGGAGCGCCTTGGTTCTCCAGAGGGTGAGCTTGCTATCGCTCAGGCGCTGGTCTACCTCGCAGTAGCCCCCAAAAGCAACGCAGTATACAAAGCCTATAATGCCGCAAGAGCGGATGTGAAAAACCAAGGCTCTATCGAAGTGCCGGTTCACCTTCGAAATGCGCCTACCAAGCTGATGAAGGAGCTGGGTTATGGTAAAGCCTACCGCTATGCCCACGACGAACCGCACGGTTATGCCGCAGGAGAAAACTACTTTCCTGAAGAGATGGGTGCTCGCCATTACTATCAGCCCGTCGCACGAGGAATGGAACAGAAAATCACTGAAAAACTCAACTTTCTGAAAGAGCTGGATGCACAGGCACTAAAAAAATAAAACACCATAAAAATAACACCAATGGATGGGTTTTATTATGATGGTGAGCGATTTAACTGATTGAATTACTGGAATTAAACCGTGACTAATAATGATATTTTACGCCGTCTTCGCTATACCTTCGATTTCAGTGACTCTCAAATGATGCGGCTTTTTAGTCAGGCGAACCACAAGGTTACAAGGGCGCAGGTGAGTGCCTGGTTAAAAAAAGATGACGACCCGGGCTACCAAGCTTGTCGTGATATCGAGCTGGCTACTTTTCTCAACGGTCTGATTAATGAGGTGCGGGGCAAAAGAGAAGGGCCACAACCAGAGCCTGAACAACGGTTGAATAATAATATTGTTTTTAGAAAACTCAAAATCGCGCTGAATTTACAGAGTGATGATGTTTTGGCCGTGTTGGCGCTGGCGGGTCAGCGCATGAGCCAACATGAGTTGAGTGCTTTTTTTCGCAAGCCAGAGCATAAGCACTATCGCCTTTGCAAGGATCAGGTGTTGCGTAATTTTTTAAAAGGTTTGCAGCTTAAGGAGAAGCCATCTGATCAGGTCAACGAAATCAGCTGAAAGTCAGAACAGTAAAACCCCTGCAACGCCCCAGCCATTGAAGTACGGAAGGGTGCGGCCGACGGCGTTGAGATGACAGGAGAGTCTAAGAAAATGCCTTACTCTTCAAAATTGTAGTGCATCTCCCGATCAGGCTGCTGCAAGTAGTATCCTTGGACAAAGTTGACACCACTCTGCCAAAGCACGGCCAAGGTATTGGCATCATGCACAAACTCTGCGATGGTTTGCATATTGTTGGTTTGTGCCATCTCCGATATTTTTTTAGTCATCTCTTGCGCGCCTTTGTCATTGACCAGTGTGCCTATGAGTGATCCATCAATTTTAAGAAAATGAGCTTTAAGGCGGGTAAGGTAATCAATTGATTCTGGAAGCCCCAGAACATGCCCTATGGCGGTGAGACAGTGGAGTTGATTGATCATACTGATAAAGGCTTCAGACTCTTTTTTATGATTTAGAACGTGCTCTTGGTCGAGTTCAAAGATTAAGTTGTCACCGGGGATACGTGAATCCCGGAGGTATTTACTGATCCATTTGATGGTCTCTGGATCCAGCAGTGACTCTTCGGATAGTTTGATGAAAAGTTGTAACTTTTTGCCTTGCTGACGTTGTTTGATTAGCGTGTTGATGCTGTTAACAATGACCCAGCGATCAAACATTTTCATCAAACCCGGCTCTTCTGCGGCAGCTGGGAAAAAATCACGGGGTGTGATCTCTTCATTTTCACTGTTTACCATACGCAGTAGTACTTGGTAGCGCTCACCCGGTGTGGCATGCAGGCTGACGATGGGCTGAAAAACTAACCTGAAGCCATTCTCTTTAAGTGCGGTTTTAATCAGGTCTGTATCGCAGCTACTTTCGGCTTTATCCGGTACGGTGTCATGAGGCATCTGCATCCGGTTGCCTCCCGCTTGGTGCGCGCTGTTGCAGGCACGCTCCAGTTCGACTAATACTTTCTCTGCGGAGTGCTCTCTGTTTTTAAGTGGCGTATAACCAATGCTGACGGAGGTTATTATCTCTTGATCATCAATTAGAAAGTGAGCGCTGGCAATCGCACTGCATATCTCTTGACAGAGCTGGTTGATTTCGGTTTCTGACGATATTGGGTGATGGCAGGCAAACATCTCATCAGCAAAGCGCGCCAAGTTGCTGGCATTCTTAAGTATCGGCTGAATGATGTCGGTGATATCTCGTAGAATCATGTCACAACCAGCGATACCAAGCTGCTGTTGTAGCTCGGGGTAGTTGTCAAGTTTGATGAGAAATATCGCGTGAGGGAGTTCATCCCATGCAGCAGGGTCTGCTATGAATACTTTTAACTGCTCAATAAAATGGCCACGGTTATTTAAGTTGGTGACAAGGTCTTTGTTGCTCAGCTCCAGTAGTTTCTGGTTCAGCTCTTCATCGTAACTCTGGTCCTGTATCACCAGTTGGATACTAGGCTCGCCTTCTAGCAGTGCTTCTGTGAAATCGATACTGACATTAAGCCGTTGTGTCCCCTTGATCGCGGTGCAGTTGAGCGTGGCGTGAGCCAGCTCTTGCCGGCTAAGTTGCCGTAGGATGCTTTTTACTTCATCGCGAGAGGCCTTATCAATCAGGTCTAGCAGTGGTGTGCTGTCGAGTTCATCCTGCTCTATAAGGTCGAACATTTCTAGGTATGAGGTGTTGGTATAGGCATGCATTCCATCTTGAATGTAAGCGATGGCATCACGGGAGCTATCCATCAATATACGATTTCGTTGCTGCTCCTCTTCTGTTTTTTGCTGGGCATGGTACAGTTGATTTTGCAGGGTGTGGGCACTGATCATTCTCGGGAGTAGTACCTCAAGAACCTTGATTTGATCGTGTTCGATAATCTGGGTAGCACCCGCCATATAGAGTGCATGGGTCGCCTCGCAACGCTCTTTTTGGCAAAGGTAGACGGTAATGAGGTTGGGCTGTTGTATGCTGGTTTGCTGTTGTAGCGTTAGCGGTGGCAGGTCGATTGCGGTGGTGTTGATTATGAATACATCCCAAACCTTTTCAGAAAAGGCATCTTGTAGCGCATCGCTATCGCTTACTGATCGATCTCTTACTGCAAATCCGGCGTTTTTGAGGATGTTGATGTACTGTTCACGCTGCTCCTGCTCATGTTCCCACATAAGAAGGTTAAGGGTATTCTTTTTCAATAGGGTTCCTTTCTTGTGCTGCTTAGTGGGTTTTTTATTATTATGGAGGTTTTGATTCTGTCAGCAAAAAAACATTCAGATTTGTTCAGAGTTTACCTCATAAGTAAAGGCATCAGAAGTTAAAGAAGCTCCCAAGCGCTGTCTAAGTCATCATCAGTGCCTCGAGTATCAACAGCATGCTTTGAGGAAAGCTTGGTTACTTTTTCTATATTCTCATATTGATACAGGGCATGGCCACCCCCGCGCTTGGTTTGCTGCTTGAGTAGTACCAATGTATCTTCATCCCTGTGGTGTAAAGTTATCCGCTGGCCCTCTTTAAAGGTATTGGGTGTGACCAGGGTTGCTGGCTGTTTGATTGCGCGCAGCTCGGGGAGCAGCAGTGCTCGCATTTTGTGTTGTGCTTCGGAGTATACCTCTTCTGCGTATAAACCGATCTCAACGGGAGTGGCGCTGGGGGCAATGAGCTCAATGCCAATGACCAGTTCATTGCTTGCTGTTTGATGTACCCAGCGAATCAATGCCAACCCAAACTGCTTCCCTGAGCCGTTAAAGCCTTTGTGTAAGCTCACCAACTCACCAACTTTGAGACCATCGGCGGTTGTATTTTGTTTGAATTTTAGCTTGTAACCATTTGCACTCTCATCAACGACATTGAAGTCATAGGTTTTATATTCAACTGGATTATTAGCGCGATCTTCTCCGAAAACGGTTGTAGTGGTGGCTTCACGGTAGACATTCCAGACATCAGGTGCATCGTCACGTCCGACACTGGTAACGAATGAGTTCATGTAGCAGGCCGGGCGTGCCACGTCATGGTTGCCGTGACCGATATGGTGGCTAAGCATCCAGTGGATTGCACTAATACCAATTGCTAGGGTAAACATATCCGATTTTTCTGAACGACTAAAGACCCTTTTTTGCTCACCGCCTAACTGCTTTTGTAGGCGCTGCAGGGTCTCTTTGTGTAGTGGAGCCAAGTGGGGGTTGCTACGGGCCTTGGTTATTTCATCTTCCAGAGCGTAATGCAGGCTGCTGGTATCGATGATTCGCCAGCCATCGCTCTGTTGTGTGGGTTTTTCAAGATACAACGGTCCATCATCACTGTTTAGGTTAACGAACAGGGAGTGTAGTTTCGGAGTGTATTTTTTCATGCTGAGTAGGCGGCAGCTGGAGACCCAGGTTTCTAAAAGGTGGTTAAGTTGGATTATCTCTCGCTGCTCCAGGCAGGCGGGCGTGGAGGCCGTGAGAAGTAGCGCCTGCTTGAAACGATTAATAACGCTCCAAGGGGAACGGCTGCCAAATACAGCAATATCCGCGAGGGAAAGTTGCTCTGCATACTGCATTATCAGGCACTGCTCACGCCAGAAACTTTTAGGTATTGCGCTGTAGGTCAGGTGCAGGCATAACAGGAGCCGGTTGTTAAAGGCTAGGTGGTTCTGCATCATGGTGGCTAGCCGAAGGCGACTTTTGTTTGATCTACTCTCATTGATGCTGTCAAGAATAATGGATTTATGGGCAATAACGACCTCATGCAGCACACTTTGCGCCAGACGTGCTATTTTGCGGTTTTTTGCAGGGAAGGGCAGCGACAGACCGATGTAGTGTTTCTCCATCGCCTCAAGAATGTAGTCGATGGGGTCATACAGCTGCTGAAGCAGTTGCTCTCTTTCTGTGGGGGAGAGTTTGAGCAGGTTGGATTCGGTGAGTAGCGCGTAGACCTGCTTTGCCATCAGGCCTAAATTGGCGCGTGGCATATCCGCTAGCCACCGCTCTATCGCTTTGGGGCGCAGGTCGCGACTATCTCTTGTCTGAGCTTGCTGCTCAGGTATTTTGAATCCGAAACTCTCCACCCGACACATTTCCATTCATGCTTCTTAGGCTTGCAGCCTGTACAGAAGGATTTTCATACTCTATTCCAGTAAGATAGTCTAGTCGTTACATCCAAAATATGCAACTTTCTGTGGCGTGATTCACGTTATCACTGTTTTGTTCGGCTCTCCTGCTTGCTCCTGAACCAGGGTGGGTACTAAATAGCCTGGGAGTTCCGCTCTGAGTCCCTTGTACAGTTGCCTCGCCTGTTTAATCGGAGTGTCAAAGTGTGCGGCACCCGATGTTTTATCCAGTAAGTGGAGGTAGTACGGGATGATCTGCTGCTCAAATAGTTTTTCACTGAGCGCTTTGAGTGATGAGACTGAGTCGTTGACCCCCTTCAGCAGTACGCTTTGATTAAGTAGGGTGATGTCGCAGCTGGAGAGCTTTTTCATGGCGCGCTCCACTTCGTGATCAAATTCGTTGGCGTGGTTGAAGTGAAGAACCATCACCTGTTGTAAGCGACTCTGGTTCAGGGCTCTCAGTAGCCCGTCGGTGACGCGGCTGGGCAGTGCAATGGGCTGGCGTGTGTGTATGCGCAGGCGCTTGAGGTGGGGGATGGTGTTGAGTTTGGTTATGATCTGCTCGAGTCGCTCGTCACTGAGCGATAGGGGATCTCCGCCGCTAAGAATAACTTCACTTAAACGGCTATCGTCTGCAATATATGCCATGGCTTGTGTGAGTGACTCTTCATCTAACCGCGATGCCTGATATGGAAAGTGGCGACGAAAGCAGTATCGGCAATGTATTGCGCAAGCTGCTGTGGTGATTAACAGGCAGCGGCCCGAATATTTGTGCAGCAAGCCTGGGGCTTTCGTTGATGCATCGTCACCCACGGGGTCAACACCGTAGCCATCGATCAGGTCAAGCTCCTCTCCTCGTGGCAATATTTGGAGTAATAGCGGATCGTTGGGGTCACCTGGGCGCATGCGTGAAAGATAGCTTTCGGTGACGCGCAGAGGGAATTGCTTGCACGCCTGGTATCTCTCAGCAAGCTGATGGTGGCTGAGGTTTAGTCGGTTGAGGAGTGTCTTGGGATCTCGAATTGCCTTGGCAAGTTCACTTTGCCATGCGGGGACCTGACATATTGGGCTTGTTCGCGTTATCATGTGGCTCTTTCATGTTTCAAACAGTTGACTAATTTTCTCAGAATGAGGGTGAAATGGCTACATACAGTACTAATGAATTTCGTGGCGGCCTGAAGATCATGCTTGATGGTGACCCTTGTGCGGTTATCGAGAATGAATTTGTAAAGCCGGGGAAAGGGCAGGCATTTAATCGCGTGAAGATTCGTAACTTGAAAACGGGTCGGGTGGTTGAGCGTACTTTTAAGTCAGGCGAGAGTGTTGAGGCGGCAGATGTTATGGATACTGATATGCAGTATCTCTATACGGATGGTGAGTTTTGGTATTTTATGGATGCCAATACTTTTGAGCAAATTGGTGCGTCTGAATCAGCCGTTGCGGGTACCAAGCAGTGGTTGAAAGAGCAGGATACCTACACATTGACGTTGTGGAATGATGCCCCTATTTCTGTTACACCGCCAAATTTTGTGGATCTGGCGGTAACTGAGACGGATCCTGGCGTTCGAGGTGATACTTCGGGTGGCGGTGGTAAGCCTGCAACATTGGAGACGGGGGCCGTTGTTCGCGTACCTCTCTTTATCAATATTGGTGATGTACTGAAAGTGGATACTCGCTCAGGCGAGTATGTTTCACGCGCAAAGGATTGATGGCGAATGGTTTCTGGTGATGTTGGGTGGAGCCCTTCGGCGACACTCGAAAACCTGAAAAAAAGAGCATCTATTTTATCCGAAATACGTATGTTTTTTACGAGTCGTGCAGTGTTGGAGGTGGAGACACCTATTTTGAGTCGGGCGGCTCTGAGTGATCCATCCATTGAGAGCTTTAGCACTCGCTATGTTGGCCCAGGGGTTTCTCAGGGGCGGGATTTTTACCTTCAAACCTCGCCAGAGTTTGCTATGAAGCGGTTGCTCGCCTCCGGTTGTGGTGCCATTTATCAGATCTGCAAAGTGTTTCGTCAAGGGGAGAGTGGGCAGCGCCATAATCCTGAGTTTACGATGTTGGAGTGGTATCGGCCTGGCTGGAGCCACCATCAATTAATGCTCGAAGTCGAAGCTTTGGTGTGTGAGCTGTTAGCACCGTATCGTGATTTGGCAGCCACTGAAAGGGTGACTTATCAAAGCGCTTTCTTAAGCCATGTGGGTGTGGATCCATTTTTTGCGACCCTTGATGAGTTGAAGGCGTGTGCTGAAGGGTTGGGTATTTCAATATCGTGGAAGAGTGGCGATACAACCCGGGATGAGTGGCTTGATTTGATTTTAAGCCACGCGATCGAGCCGCATCTGGGGCTAGGGAGGCTGACATTTTTATGTGATTACCCGCCTTCACAGGCAGCGCTTGCGGTTGTCAGGCCGGGAAAGCCGGATGTAGCTGAGCGCTTTGAACTTTATCTGGAAGGTGTTGAGCTGGCGAACGGTTTTCATGAGCTGGTGGATGCAGAAGAACAGCGGCAGCGCTTTGAGGGTGATATTGTTCGGCGGCGTGAATCGGGTTTGGTGCAAAACCCGTTGGACGAGGCATTTCTTTCAGCTTTATCGTCAGGAATGCCCCCCTGTGCTGGAGTTGCACTGGGGCTGGATCGTTTGCTGATGTTGGCCTGTGATGTGGATTCGATAGAAAAGGTGATGGCCTTTGATCTGTCGAGATCCTAGACTTTATGTATTTACTCGTCAACAATCCATATTATGGATAATTAAGCTGGTGGCGAGTTAATACATAAAGTCTAGTCTGGCTTCTGTTTTCCCCATTTTTCAAAGCACGCTTGGCCACAAAAATGGTAAACATATTCAGCCCCCTCTTCGCGTTTTGCCAAATCTTTTGGAATCTCTTCCATGCAGATTTTACAGGCGAGTACTTCGGGTTCTTCCGGCTTAAGTTTTGGGTCGCTCATAACCACTCTCCTTGAACGTTACACTAACCTGAGTGTAGCTCAAAAGGGTCAATTCTGCTGGCTTTGCTGAGGGTGTTCCGCAAGTAACTCTCCTAACCGGACGGTTTCACCAGCTTGAATGTTGTCAGCAAGCTCTATTTCGGGGTTGGCAAACAACATAATGACAGTTGACCCCATATTAAAGCGCCCCATCTCCTCTCCCTTTGTAAGAGAGACTCTCTGTTCGCCTTCATAATGCCACTGCTTAACATTGTGGCGTGAAGGAGGGGTTACCACGCCGTGCCATACGGTCTCGATGCTGCCGACAAAAATAGCCCCCACAAGGATCATCGCCATCGGGCCGTGTTCGGTCTCAAACAGTGCGACTACCCGCTCATTACGTGCAAACAATCCGGGGATGACTTTGGCTGATGCCGTGTTTACGCTGAATAGCCGACCTGGAACGTGCAGCATCTGCGTCAATGTTGCATCACAAGGCATGTGGATGCGGTGGTAATCTTTAGGCGAGAGGTAGATGGTGGCAAAGCGTCCGTTGTTGAATGTTTCGGCGAGCTGTGGGTCTCCGCCGACTAATGCTTTCAGGGTGTAGTCATGCCCTTTGGCTTGATAAATTCGACCGTTATTAATGGTTTCCGCCTGGCTAATAGCGCCATCTACAGGGCATGCGAATCGATTGTTGCCCGTGATAATCTCCCGTGCATCTTCTCTAAGCTCTCGGGTGAAGAAGTGGTTGAAGGTGGGATAAGCTGTTAGCTCAGGCTGTTTCGCTTCATTCATGTCGATATTAAACTGTTTGGCAAACCAGCGAATATGCATATTTTTGAAGGGGGCAAAGCGGATTCGGGTGAGTGCTAACATCGCTCTTGAGAGTAGATGTTGCGGCAGAAGATAGAGCGGTGCCGCCTTAAGGTAGTCAATGAGCGTAGCTGTTGATTCGTCTTGTTTCATCTTTAGTGTCTTGGTCTTTGAATGCGTGGCAGGGGAAGCTTTCAGCAATTCATGATTATGACATGCCTGTATAGCCAGAGCCTATTTTTTTGTCATTTTTGGTTTAAATCCCCAAATAATTTATGAACTATGTACAATCGAGCTTGTTCCTTGATTTAATAGGAAATATCTGGCTGTTTCGTGGGTTTCTCGGGTGGTGGGGCTTTTTGTGAATTCCCCGGCTAAAACTACGGCCAGTGTAAGGTGTTCATTTTATTCAGTTGCATTGCATCGCAATAGTGTGCGGATTTTTTATGAAATACAAAAGTGAAATCTCTCCTCATAATCGCCAGGCGAGGGTGGGGGTGTTGTTGTTGAACCTAGGTACGCCGGATGCGCCGACTCCCTCGGCACTGCGCCGTTACCTGGCTGAGTTTTTGTGGGATCCCCGTGTTGTTGAAATGTCGCGGCCGCTCTGGTGGCTGATTCTCCACGGCATTATATTACGCACACGTCCCAAGAGGTCAGCACGCGCTTACCAAACGATCTGGACTGAGCAGGGCGCCCCACTGTTGGTGACTTCTCAGCAGCAGGTAGAGAGCTTGCAGGCACGATTGCAAGAGGAGGTTTCACCTCATTTTGTTGTAGAGCTTGGGATGCGTTATGGTAATCCATCCATTGTTTCTGCTTTGGCGCGACTAAAAGAGGCTAATGTCCAGCGCCTTGTGGTGCTACCGCTCTATCCGCAATATTCAGCGGCGACGACAGCCTCCTGTTTTGATGTTATCTATCAGGAACTACAGCGCTGGCGCTGGATCCCGGAGCTGCGCTTTATCAATGGCTATGCTGATCATCCGGCCTATATTTCGGCACTGGCGGGGAGCATCGAGCGCGCTTGGCAGGCGGAGTCGCGCAGTGATCTGCTAATATTCTCTTTCCACGGTACGCCGCAACGCTATTTTGAGGCGGGTGATCCCTACTACTGCTTTTGTCAGAAAACGGCCCGCTTAGTTGCCGAACGCCTGGGGTTGGAAGCAGCGTCTTATGAGGTGACTTTTCAATCCCGCTTTGGCAAAGAGCCGTGGTTACAGCCTTATACAGATGAAGTATTGGCCGCTCTACCGGCTAAAGGTGTCAAGCGCGTGGCGGTCGTCTGTCCAGGCTTCTCCGTCGACTGTCTGGAGACGATTGAGGAGATAGATGTGGAGAACCGTGAGATTTTTCTTACAGCGGGTGGCGACTCATTTCAGTATGTTCCGGCGCTAAATGCTTCTACTCATCATATTGACATGATGTTTAAGTTACTTCTTCAGCATACTGTGGGTTGGCCGTTATCGGAACAGAATAAATTGGCAGAGTGACCGAAAATACTCCTTGGGTTTGAAATATGGATACTACCGTGGATAAAACAGAGCTACCGTACCCCTCACTGTTAATAGAAGATAGTGATATAGCCGTGGGGCCAAAAAGTGCCATCATTGTTACCCTTATCAGTGGTAAAAAGCTAAAAGGTCGCCTAGTTGAGTTTTTGCCTAACTCACCCACCATGGCGGTTGCCGGAAAAGGGGGCGAGAAGCTCGTTATTCACCTTGGACTGATCAAAACGCTGACCTTTCCAACCAAACGCAACAGAAAGACGCGCCAGCCTGTGCTTGATGAAGCTCAGGGGGTCGAAATGCCGCCCAGCAGTCAGCCCTTTAAAATTACTTTTAATGATGGCAGTGAGGTGAAGGGGGAGACCTTAGGTTATCGCCCTGATCAGCACGGCTTACATCTTTTTCCACTGATGGATGAAAATCTTTTTATTCAAACATTCTATTCACACCGAGCGATAAAAAATTATCAGGTGGGTGAGTTTTTAGGTGAATTGTTGCTGAAGGATGGGCTGGTTACCGAGAGTGATTTGCAGCAGGCAGTTGAAACGCAATCGTGTGATCGCAAGCAGCAGCTGGGTGACTATCTGGTCAGTAATGCCATCGTTTCAAGTGAGGATTTGCAAAAAGCACTCCTGCGCCAACGCTCTATGCCCAATATGCGTCTAGGCGAAATTTTGGTCAGCGAAGGGTTGGTAAATGAAGCGCAAATTGATGAAGCGCTGGCTGCTCAGAAGGTGGACCGTGGTCGTCCCCTAGGGGAGATTCTGGTCAGCCAGGGGGTGGTTGAGCAAATTGATATTCAGCGCAGTCTGGCTAAAAAGCTGGGTATCCCCTTCGTTAATCTAGCGGAGTATCAAATACCTCCCGATGTGAT
The Gammaproteobacteria bacterium genome window above contains:
- a CDS encoding DUF1456 family protein, producing the protein MTNNDILRRLRYTFDFSDSQMMRLFSQANHKVTRAQVSAWLKKDDDPGYQACRDIELATFLNGLINEVRGKREGPQPEPEQRLNNNIVFRKLKIALNLQSDDVLAVLALAGQRMSQHELSAFFRKPEHKHYRLCKDQVLRNFLKGLQLKEKPSDQVNEIS
- the asd gene encoding archaetidylserine decarboxylase (Phosphatidylserine decarboxylase is synthesized as a single chain precursor. Generation of the pyruvoyl active site from a Ser is coupled to cleavage of a Gly-Ser bond between the larger (beta) and smaller (alpha chains). It is an integral membrane protein.) translates to MKQDESTATLIDYLKAAPLYLLPQHLLSRAMLALTRIRFAPFKNMHIRWFAKQFNIDMNEAKQPELTAYPTFNHFFTRELREDAREIITGNNRFACPVDGAISQAETINNGRIYQAKGHDYTLKALVGGDPQLAETFNNGRFATIYLSPKDYHRIHMPCDATLTQMLHVPGRLFSVNTASAKVIPGLFARNERVVALFETEHGPMAMILVGAIFVGSIETVWHGVVTPPSRHNVKQWHYEGEQRVSLTKGEEMGRFNMGSTVIMLFANPEIELADNIQAGETVRLGELLAEHPQQSQQN
- a CDS encoding replication-associated recombination protein A, with translation PSFELNNALLSRARVYVLKSLTHHDIRQIIDRALNDKTRGLGHRKLQIPHEQREQIAQAADGDGRRSLNLLEIAVSLAEWRDDVEVIEQPTLNEVLSGGLRRFDKGGEAFYDQISAMHKSMRGSNPDACLYWMARMLDGGCDPLYLARRIVRMASEDIGNADPRALQLAMNAWDVQERLGSPEGELAIAQALVYLAVAPKSNAVYKAYNAARADVKNQGSIEVPVHLRNAPTKLMKELGYGKAYRYAHDEPHGYAAGENYFPEEMGARHYYQPVARGMEQKITEKLNFLKELDAQALKK
- a CDS encoding bifunctional diguanylate cyclase/phosphodiesterase is translated as MKKNTLNLLMWEHEQEQREQYINILKNAGFAVRDRSVSDSDALQDAFSEKVWDVFIINTTAIDLPPLTLQQQTSIQQPNLITVYLCQKERCEATHALYMAGATQIIEHDQIKVLEVLLPRMISAHTLQNQLYHAQQKTEEEQQRNRILMDSSRDAIAYIQDGMHAYTNTSYLEMFDLIEQDELDSTPLLDLIDKASRDEVKSILRQLSRQELAHATLNCTAIKGTQRLNVSIDFTEALLEGEPSIQLVIQDQSYDEELNQKLLELSNKDLVTNLNNRGHFIEQLKVFIADPAAWDELPHAIFLIKLDNYPELQQQLGIAGCDMILRDITDIIQPILKNASNLARFADEMFACHHPISSETEINQLCQEICSAIASAHFLIDDQEIITSVSIGYTPLKNREHSAEKVLVELERACNSAHQAGGNRMQMPHDTVPDKAESSCDTDLIKTALKENGFRLVFQPIVSLHATPGERYQVLLRMVNSENEEITPRDFFPAAAEEPGLMKMFDRWVIVNSINTLIKQRQQGKKLQLFIKLSEESLLDPETIKWISKYLRDSRIPGDNLIFELDQEHVLNHKKESEAFISMINQLHCLTAIGHVLGLPESIDYLTRLKAHFLKIDGSLIGTLVNDKGAQEMTKKISEMAQTNNMQTIAEFVHDANTLAVLWQSGVNFVQGYYLQQPDREMHYNFEE
- the epmB gene encoding EF-P beta-lysylation protein EpmB, with the protein product MITRTSPICQVPAWQSELAKAIRDPKTLLNRLNLSHHQLAERYQACKQFPLRVTESYLSRMRPGDPNDPLLLQILPRGEELDLIDGYGVDPVGDDASTKAPGLLHKYSGRCLLITTAACAIHCRYCFRRHFPYQASRLDEESLTQAMAYIADDSRLSEVILSGGDPLSLSDERLEQIITKLNTIPHLKRLRIHTRQPIALPSRVTDGLLRALNQSRLQQVMVLHFNHANEFDHEVERAMKKLSSCDITLLNQSVLLKGVNDSVSSLKALSEKLFEQQIIPYYLHLLDKTSGAAHFDTPIKQARQLYKGLRAELPGYLVPTLVQEQAGEPNKTVIT
- the hemH gene encoding ferrochelatase, with the translated sequence MKYKSEISPHNRQARVGVLLLNLGTPDAPTPSALRRYLAEFLWDPRVVEMSRPLWWLILHGIILRTRPKRSARAYQTIWTEQGAPLLVTSQQQVESLQARLQEEVSPHFVVELGMRYGNPSIVSALARLKEANVQRLVVLPLYPQYSAATTASCFDVIYQELQRWRWIPELRFINGYADHPAYISALAGSIERAWQAESRSDLLIFSFHGTPQRYFEAGDPYYCFCQKTARLVAERLGLEAASYEVTFQSRFGKEPWLQPYTDEVLAALPAKGVKRVAVVCPGFSVDCLETIEEIDVENREIFLTAGGDSFQYVPALNASTHHIDMMFKLLLQHTVGWPLSEQNKLAE
- a CDS encoding DUF3330 domain-containing protein, whose protein sequence is MSDPKLKPEEPEVLACKICMEEIPKDLAKREEGAEYVYHFCGQACFEKWGKQKPD
- the efp gene encoding elongation factor P produces the protein MATYSTNEFRGGLKIMLDGDPCAVIENEFVKPGKGQAFNRVKIRNLKTGRVVERTFKSGESVEAADVMDTDMQYLYTDGEFWYFMDANTFEQIGASESAVAGTKQWLKEQDTYTLTLWNDAPISVTPPNFVDLAVTETDPGVRGDTSGGGGKPATLETGAVVRVPLFINIGDVLKVDTRSGEYVSRAKD
- the genX gene encoding EF-P lysine aminoacylase GenX; this translates as MVSGDVGWSPSATLENLKKRASILSEIRMFFTSRAVLEVETPILSRAALSDPSIESFSTRYVGPGVSQGRDFYLQTSPEFAMKRLLASGCGAIYQICKVFRQGESGQRHNPEFTMLEWYRPGWSHHQLMLEVEALVCELLAPYRDLAATERVTYQSAFLSHVGVDPFFATLDELKACAEGLGISISWKSGDTTRDEWLDLILSHAIEPHLGLGRLTFLCDYPPSQAALAVVRPGKPDVAERFELYLEGVELANGFHELVDAEEQRQRFEGDIVRRRESGLVQNPLDEAFLSALSSGMPPCAGVALGLDRLLMLACDVDSIEKVMAFDLSRS